The following proteins are encoded in a genomic region of Lachnospiraceae bacterium KM106-2:
- a CDS encoding N-acetylmuramoyl-L-alanine amidase, giving the protein MKQLKSFKVLVSVILCSMLVLTGCMQEKTVQVTEQGSTAQAGAKTTSKGTLKVHFIDVGQGDSILLQSSNQVMLIDAGDNQHGNVVVNYLKKQGIKKIDHLIGTHPDADHIGGLDNVIQSFSIGKLYMPKVQSNTKTFEDVLLAAKAKKLKITAPKVNSEISIGGAKAKILGPINTYEDTNNNSIVIRVTHQKKAFLFEGDAELDEEWDILNSKANLKSDVIKIGHHGSHTSSMKKYLQAVNPKVAIISCGAGNKYGHPHVETTSRLNVMKVKTYRTDQVGTIIAISNGKKITYKTAKTSPTVKETKAPAATKKPTSTKKPSGIYIGNKNTKKFHTSTCSSLPIAKNRVKFSSRKQAINSGYKPCKLCNP; this is encoded by the coding sequence ATGAAGCAATTAAAATCATTTAAAGTATTAGTAAGCGTAATACTATGTTCAATGCTTGTCCTAACGGGCTGTATGCAAGAAAAGACAGTCCAGGTTACAGAGCAAGGAAGTACTGCTCAAGCGGGAGCTAAGACAACTAGTAAGGGTACACTTAAAGTACATTTTATTGATGTAGGTCAAGGTGATAGCATCTTGTTACAATCAAGCAATCAGGTTATGCTTATTGATGCAGGAGATAATCAGCATGGAAATGTGGTTGTTAACTATTTAAAAAAGCAAGGAATTAAAAAAATCGATCATTTGATCGGAACCCATCCGGATGCAGATCATATTGGCGGACTTGATAATGTAATTCAGAGTTTCAGCATTGGAAAGCTGTACATGCCAAAAGTGCAATCAAATACAAAGACATTTGAAGATGTATTATTAGCGGCAAAAGCAAAGAAACTTAAGATCACAGCACCGAAAGTCAATAGTGAAATCTCTATTGGTGGTGCGAAAGCAAAGATTCTTGGTCCGATTAATACATATGAGGATACAAATAATAATTCTATTGTGATTCGTGTGACACATCAAAAAAAGGCTTTTCTTTTTGAGGGCGATGCAGAATTAGATGAAGAGTGGGATATTCTAAATTCGAAGGCTAATTTAAAATCAGATGTAATTAAGATCGGTCATCATGGAAGTCATACCTCTTCTATGAAGAAGTATTTGCAGGCCGTAAATCCTAAGGTAGCTATTATTAGCTGTGGTGCCGGAAATAAGTATGGTCATCCTCATGTAGAGACAACAAGTCGTCTTAATGTGATGAAAGTCAAGACTTATCGAACAGATCAGGTGGGAACTATCATTGCTATTTCAAATGGAAAAAAGATAACGTATAAGACAGCTAAGACAAGTCCTACTGTAAAGGAAACAAAAGCTCCAGCAGCTACGAAGAAACCAACATCTACAAAGAAACCATCAGGAATTTATATTGGAAATAAGAATACAAAGAAATTTCATACTTCAACCTGTTCTTCCTTACCAATAGCGAAGAATCGTGTTAAGTTCTCGTCTAGAAAGCAAGCAATTAATAGTGGATATAAACCTTGTAAACTGTGTAATCCATAA
- a CDS encoding galactose-1-phosphate uridylyltransferase, producing MIYNEIKKFVTYGLETNLIETSDKWYVTNRVLELLQLDSYEEPEEEYKDIELEDVLKNILDYAVEEGILTDNSVVYRDLFDTKLMSILVSKPSEIIKKFQDCYAVSPEKATEFYYKFSQDTDYIRRYRVKKDEKWTCSTEYGDIDITINLSKPEKDPKAIAAAKNAKQSSYPKCLLCPENEGYAGRVNHPARQNHRIMPITIGGREWGLQYSPYVYYNEHCIVFDKQHVPMQITQETFVKLFDFVKIFPHYFVGSNADLPIVGGSILTHNHFQGGHYTFAMAASPMERTFKVKGYEDVEVGIVKWPMSVIRIRHKDEKRLIELGGHILDSWRGYSDEEVMILANTNGEPHNTITPIARKVGDTFELDLVLRNNLTSEEHPLGIYHPHKELHHIKKENIGLIEVMGLAVLPARLKGEMELLEEYLVDGKDISSNEMIEKHAAWAEEVKKRNTITKENVHEVLKEEIGQVFKLVLEHAGVYKRDEKGQEHFAKFIEQL from the coding sequence ATGATCTACAATGAGATTAAAAAATTCGTAACTTATGGACTTGAAACAAATCTAATTGAAACATCAGATAAATGGTATGTAACAAATCGAGTACTTGAATTATTACAACTTGATAGTTATGAAGAGCCAGAAGAAGAATATAAGGATATTGAATTAGAAGATGTTCTTAAAAATATCTTAGATTATGCAGTTGAAGAAGGAATTCTGACTGATAATAGTGTAGTCTACCGAGATTTATTTGATACAAAATTAATGAGTATTCTTGTTTCAAAACCAAGTGAAATTATTAAGAAATTCCAAGATTGTTATGCAGTTTCGCCAGAAAAGGCAACGGAATTCTATTATAAATTTAGCCAGGATACAGACTATATTCGTCGCTATCGTGTTAAAAAAGATGAAAAGTGGACTTGTTCTACAGAATATGGTGACATTGATATTACGATCAATTTATCAAAACCAGAGAAAGATCCAAAAGCGATTGCAGCAGCAAAAAATGCAAAGCAAAGCTCTTATCCAAAATGTCTTCTTTGTCCTGAAAATGAAGGATATGCAGGAAGAGTAAATCATCCAGCAAGACAGAACCATAGAATTATGCCGATCACGATTGGCGGAAGAGAATGGGGACTTCAGTACTCTCCTTATGTATATTATAACGAGCATTGTATCGTATTTGATAAACAGCATGTGCCAATGCAGATCACACAGGAGACTTTTGTTAAATTATTTGATTTCGTAAAGATATTCCCACATTACTTTGTCGGATCTAATGCGGATCTTCCAATCGTAGGCGGATCAATCTTAACACATAATCATTTCCAAGGCGGTCATTATACATTTGCTATGGCAGCATCACCAATGGAACGTACTTTTAAAGTAAAAGGGTATGAGGATGTTGAAGTTGGAATTGTTAAATGGCCAATGTCTGTTATCAGAATTCGTCATAAAGATGAGAAACGATTGATCGAATTAGGCGGTCACATTTTAGATAGCTGGAGAGGATATTCTGATGAAGAGGTTATGATCCTTGCTAACACAAATGGAGAACCTCATAACACGATCACTCCAATTGCTAGAAAAGTTGGAGATACTTTTGAATTAGATCTTGTACTTCGTAATAATCTTACTTCAGAAGAACATCCACTTGGAATTTACCATCCTCATAAAGAACTTCATCATATCAAGAAGGAAAATATCGGATTGATCGAAGTAATGGGATTAGCAGTATTACCTGCAAGACTTAAAGGTGAAATGGAATTATTAGAAGAATACCTTGTTGATGGTAAAGACATTTCAAGTAATGAAATGATCGAAAAACATGCAGCATGGGCAGAAGAAGTGAAGAAGAGAAATACGATCACAAAAGAAAATGTTCATGAGGTATTAAAAGAAGAAATCGGCCAAGTATTTAAACTTGTATTAGAGCACGCAGGTGTTTACAAACGAGATGAAAAAGGCCAAGAACATTTTGCAAAATTCATTGAACAATTATAA